A single genomic interval of Trichosurus vulpecula isolate mTriVul1 chromosome 6, mTriVul1.pri, whole genome shotgun sequence harbors:
- the GNPDA2 gene encoding glucosamine-6-phosphate isomerase 2, producing the protein MRLVILDNYDLASEWAAKYICNRIIQFKPGQNRYFTLGLPTGSTPLGCYKKLIEYHKNGVLSFKYVKTFNMDEYVGLPRNHPESYHSYMWNNFFKHIDIDPNNAHILDGNASDLQAECDAFEKKIEEAGGIDLFVGGIGPDGHIAFNEPGSSLVSRTRIKTLAMDTILANAKYFDGDLSKVPTMALTVGVGTVMDAREVMILITGAHKAFALYKAIEEGVNHMWTVSAFQQHPRTIFVCDEDATLELRVKTVKYFKGLMHVHNKLVDPLYSMKEEN; encoded by the exons ATGAGACTTGTAATTCTTGATAATTATGACTTGGCTAGTGAATGGGCTGCCAAATACATCTGTAATCGAATTATCCAGTTCAAACCAGGACAGAACAGATATTTTACCTTGGGCTTGCCAACAG gAAGCACACCTTTGGGATGTTATAAAAAACTAATAGAATATCACAAGAATGGAGTCCTTTCCTTCAAATATGTAAAGACCTTTAACATGGATGAGTATGTAG GACTTCCCAGAAATCATCCTGAGAGCTACCATTCATATATGTGGAATAACTTCTTTAAGCATATTGACATAGATCCTAATAATGCTCATATCCTTGATGGAAATGCTTCAGACCTACAAGCAGAATGTGatgcatttgaaaagaaaatagaagaagctGGAGGAATTGATCTTTTTGTTGGAG gcatTGGTCCAGATGGCCACATCGCTTTCAATGAACCGGGATCCAGTTTAGTATCAAGGACAAGAATAAAGACTCTAGCAATGGACACCATTTTGGCAAATGCTAAATATTTCGATGGAGATTTATCGAAAGTGCCAACTATGGCTCTAACAGTTGGTGTGGGAACGGTGATGGATGCTAGAGAA GTAATGATTCTCATAACAGGTGCACATAAAGCATTTGCTCTGTACAAGGCAATAGAAGAAGGAGTCAATCATATGTGGACTGTTTCAGCTTTCCAGCAGCATCCTCGAACTATTTTTGTGTGTGATGAAGATGCTACCTTAGAATTAAGAGTTAAAACTGTGAAATACTTTAAAG gtTTAATGCATGTGCACAATAAACTTGTGGATCCACTATACAgtatgaaagaagaaaactga